tattctttatatagtcactacCTAGGTTATCTTGCAAGTTAACTACTAACAACTTTCTCTAACAGACTTAAGGTTCATttggaagtatttttaaaatgactgaaaacgcttttgataaaattgattttgggttccaaaagaaCTTTAAATGCTTTTTGAAGAAGCACAAAATATGTGCTTCTTGCAGGAAGCACATAAAGTGTTTTTCCATTATCTACTtagatttttactaaggattggtttcaTAAATATTTTCACTTAAAGAGATTtcagttatttaaaaaaaaatccaaacgaGCCCTTATCCACTTAGCAACTATCTGTTATCCTAGTTATAGCACTTCTACATCTCTGATTCAACATGCTGAGTCAGCAATTACATAGAATCCTATCACATGGCCATGTCTCCTTTTTTGTGTCTCTCATTGTAATAACTCTTTTGagaattcaacaaaaaaaatgatatatatTGTAGCACTTAAATGGTAACTGGTTAGTAAGTTAGAATGACATTATATTTAACATGAATTGTTTACCAGGGAAGGAAGCTTATCTGttagtttcttttttcttagaCCATCTCTAACTGAAGTGACTAAATATAGCTCAGTTAAAAATTATAACcctgcaagaaattattttctaTGAACAATGCCAAATTATATTCATTATTCATATACCATTTCCAACTAAAGTGACTAAACATAACcatactaaaataaaaatatctttaaatttattaaacaTAACTtcctcaataatttttttattttatgtgttatttaaatttattaattaatttaattaaagtaCTACAACTTATACCatattaaagtaaaaatatcttTTTCGGATATTATCGCGAGACACATGTCGAGCTCATGGAACTAATGTAACAACTAaagcatatatgtatatataagaaTATACAATTTACAAGGACACAACAAAGACAAGATTTGTATTCATTTCTGCCCGGATGTGGTACTAATTAATTCCAAAATCAAAACCATACTCATACATACAAAGCCTTAGTTTTTACAAGATTTTCTTCGGACCGGATTATTTACAAGGGtcacaacaaaagaaaaaaaatcttcttttttttttttggtattgcAAAAACAGTGCTATTTACAaggaaattagggtttcagTTATGTTGGGGACCTTCAGACTCGATTTCTTTAGCCAGTTCTTTTGTGAGCATGTCAGCCCGGTCATCATGTCCACCAGCGAATGTGTAAACCCTAAAAGCAAACTGAAAAGCCTTCCGCTGCATTTTCACACAAATCTTTTGTTTGCTTCTGATCAGTTTTTGTTCCAGTCTTACCTGCGGCCTTTGCTTCTCTCCTTTCCTGCATCATTTAACATTTCAAAGTCAAAACTCCCTTTTCAAATCattgttatttgttttttaaagtAGTTAATTCTGAGTACTAACCTTTAGTGCCATCTCCATGCAGCTTGAGGAGACATCCACCATGGCTTCTTTGATCCGGATGAGGATATTAAAGTCGAAATGGATATTCTGGCTCTGAAACTTCTTGGCTTCGTCGTCTTCAGTTCGTTCCATCGTGTCTATTTCTCCTTTTATCTGTGTATtacctttttttattagttATGGAAAATGGAAAGAGACAATTAAGTTTTTTTATATAAGAAACGATAGTGAAGACAATTAAGTAAgcagagattatattcacatacCCCAAATTATTTCTCCCACAtccttttaaaatttttaatattttctcacaCCCACTAACACTTCCCactaacacttgatagaaaaatattaaaaaattaaaagggtgtgagaaAAGTAATAGTAGTAAGTTTTTTATATAAGAAACGATAGTGGAGACAATTAAGTAAGTAAGATTGTATAAAATGAACATTTGTGCACCTTTATCAAAGTAGCGTTCGGCCTTGTCAAGGAGCTGACCCAATGGAACCACTAGTTTCCAGTTTTGTAGTTCATTGAGCATTGTATTTAAATTTGTGTGTAGTGCTGCTGCCATCCTTATTGCTTCCAACTTCTTTGTTGGGAACCCTTCAAACCTGGAGAGTACCTGCAATTCAGAAAACGGCATGTCACAAAACACGATTATGAAGTGATCATAGAATTAGAATGGAAATGAACAAAACTAAAGCGGACAATTAATGGTATTGACCTGTGACTCATCAGTCAAGTGTTCAAGGACGGATTCGACTTTCTTGTGAAACTGCATCAACCCattcatgtcttttgttttgaaagaaccatGATTAAATTCGGGCTGGGTCAAACTTAATACAGATGGTAGTGTAAGGGGAATTGCGGGTATTGCCACAGGAGGGGGTTTGCTTAGGGATGACAGTGGAAGATGGATCATGGGCTTTGGACTCAATATAGGAGGAGTATGCCCTGTGACCGCAGCAGAACTTTGGGCTTTATACCATGGGCTGGAACTGGCCTGGGCTGAAGGCCTCAGGAAAATCTCAGTGGCCGTGGATTCCACCGCTTTGTAGATTCTCCTTTCGGTAAAACCACTCATTTCTTTTCCTTGTCGAAGCCATTCTCTTCTTATCTCATTTCCGTGATAGGCTTTGCATACTTCTGAACATCTTCTTCAGTTTGTTGAAAGTATGCTGATCTGAGACACAAAAATTAGAAACATTATATGCATGGTTTTCGCATTATTTTGAGTACTTAGATTACTTATCCATACAATAAATACCTCTTTGTAATCTCTGCTAGAGCATCAGCCATTCCTTGTTTTCCACCAGAGCTGCTTCCAATTCCACTCTTTCTCCCGTTGGATGCCTTGCCATCCAAGCTAGATCCTTTCACCTTTCTCTTGAGAAGACGGTAGAGACTACCCATCTGAGGTGATCTCTTCAGTTAGTGTCTGTCTTGTGGCGCAAGGATCTTCCTGTGCCGAGTGCGGGAGGTGGGGGTGGAGCAGCTCCATTTGATGGGCCTTTTATCATGGGTGGTGGCTGTGGAGGACCTCCATTTGATGATCCTGGTGGAGGTGGTGGGGGTGGAGGACAGCCAATTGACGGTCctggtggaggtggtggtgcTGGAGCTCCATTTGATGATCCTGGCGGAGGTGAGAGTAGGGGTGGAACGACTTTTGTTGACCTTGGTATCACTGGTGTTGGTGGAGGGGTTGGATTTACTGACACTGGTCCTGGTTCCATTGGTAGAGGCGGTGGGGGTGGTGGCCCCCTAACTGCTACTACATTATGTGGGGTTAatgttggtggtggtggagttGCTGTAACTTGTGGCCGCATGGCGGGTAGTGATGGTGGTGGCGGCGGTGGTGTTGCAACATTTAGCTTCAAAGTgtgtagtggtggtggtggaggggATGTTGGTATTCTTGTTGCTGTTTCTGTATTGGACAGTGAAAGTTGTTGCgttggtggaggtggaggtggatgCGGAGGCGGAGGCGGAGGTGCTGATTTTGGTTGTGGAAGTGTAGGTGAGGGTGAAAGCAATGATGCTCCTGTGGTGTCTGCTTCCAATGCTTCAGAGGCCGTGGTTGGAGTTTCAACATCATCACTTGTGTTGTCGATACCCTGTCCACTAGACTTCTCATCCAAACTAAGATTTGGGGCTACTACTTCCTCATCTCATCTGTTGCTGCAATTGTCTTTTGAGGGTTGCTCTCTAATTCTGTCCCAATTGGTGGGTCTTCAAACAAATTTTCAATCTTGTCCAGGCCATTGTTGGTACCATGAGCTCCTTGTTTTGATAAGTGAAGAGACAAGTTCTTAACATCAATCGGATTTAGCTTCCCAACTGCTTGCACTCTCAGAGTCCAAAGTAATGGTGATTTGGAACCAATGTTGGCCTTCTTTCGTGCTCTCGGAGAACCATCAATCTCGGGTAGGACAGAAGATGGAGTGATCGGAGAAGGACAGGTGGAACCTGAGGCGTAGCTCTCCGAATCGCTCAAGAACTTCCCAAATGAGCAATTCCGAGGGCTGTAATCTTCTCTTTTCTGGCCATCCTCATCCATCATATCAAACTTGTCCAGTGCCATCTTCATCAAGCAATCAAACGTTTCCAGCACCGTCTCAACTACAAAATCGTATAGAGAATCAGCCTTAACTTAAAATTTCACAAATGGAAATAACAATTAGGCTGTTGCTTCCATTTCCAAATGGGAGGCCTCGACTAGTCCTCGAGAAAAATTTGTAGCATACCGAGTTCATCCTGATTGACATTCTCCTTGGGTGATGGGAAATCATATCTCGGTTTGTCCAACCTGTCATAACTTGTCATCCAAGACTCTCCAATAGATTTCAATGCCTTGCAGAAGGAGGCCATGACCTGATTGTGGATGTTTAATTTGAGAAATTAGCTTAATGGTCTCGAGTATAATTACATATGCGTACTAAGCCATTTCTTATGGATCTTAAATCCTTAATTACCTTCTCTGTACATGCTTCCTTTATCTCCGACAATTGTTTATGCAGCACAATTTCAGGGAAAAGCTTCTGTAGATCTCCCATCAACCTCATTACCATCTGCAAGCAGAaaataattggaaaattaaacaaattgtgTTTTAATCCTGAAATTGAAGTACAAGATTTCAACGGGAAAAAAGGAAATGTTATTAGCAATCCAAAAAATTCATTCTGCGCTCCATCTTTTAATCTTCATTAGGGAAGAGTGTACTATAACATGTTTAGAGTTCCTATAAAAGCGctttggaaaaaataaaaaagggggcACATACCTCAGTTATTGCAGCAGAAGCATCACATGCTGGTAGGTCGATGATGCCTCTAAAGATGGTGATCTTCTTCCGGAGCTCAGTCATCCGAACCTCATTGGCTGAATCTCCGCAAGACCTATCTTTTGGCATGCCTCCTCTCCTAGAAGCATTCTTCTGTTTCACAGGCAGACTCTTGGTTGGCCCCCTTGGAGTCTTTCATTGCCAGAAAGAACAACTCTATTCATGTTAACCATTTTCTAGTCTACACCTTATTGTGAATCGATTCATTTTCAgtgattatttattttatgaaccTTAATCAAAGATTTATGGCTGCATTCAACAAACTTAATCTAGACAAGAAACAATGCTGCCATGTTTCCATTTATATAGATTATTAGCATGCCTAGATGTAGATGGTCAGTTTTTACTCGACCTCATCCTCAATGTGACTAGGATTCTCTCCATTCCTCTTTCCATCCTCTTTCATCTCCTCCTCTTACATTCTCTTACATTCTCTTTCTcttgctataaaaaattaatataagatgttaacaTGGTTTAattgtgaccgttcaaatagaagaTGAGGGAAAAAAATAaggaagagaatcctactcccctCAATGGTGCTATGAATAATATGaagtttaaaataataaagtttTGTGAAAAATTCTTGGTGACAGCCAAATCGTATAGAACAGAACCAAATGCGCCCTCTGTGTGAAATACATTTTCAAATATGAACCAcggcttttttcttcttctttctttttcgaaATATAGCAACGGATTTTCTTAGGATACTCCTACAATTCATCTTTAGAAGAGACTAGTCATTTAAATTGAAGAAGCTAAATCTGGaaaaggacaaaaaaagaaGGGGGCTGCAAATCGAAGAAgctgaaaagaaaaggaaaaaaggcgTTAAGGGAGTAGCCAAATAGCTTCGAAAGCAATTCAATAGTTGATAACAACCCATTTAAATTGAACCCAAGAAGCTTCTACCATTTAAAATTCAACAAAACACAATCTATACAGtcggaaaaaaacaaaaaaacgatTCCATAAGATTcaggaaaaagaataaaaattatataCCTTGTTGATAAAGAAAGAGCTTGCAAAGCTGCAGATAAAAACTGGAAAATTCGAGCAACAACTTTTGCTGCAACTAAAAATCAAAGCAGTTCAGAAAAGTACACCCAAagcttgaaaaaaattaaatcacacACAAtcagaaaaatagaaaactcaCCAGTAAACGTTTGATCGTATTGTTAACTTTTCCtgaaatcaaaaatcaaaacacATAAGAGAACTCACCACAATCCATATAGTTGCATAAAAAACTTGTAGATGCAAGATTAGAAGAACTCACCACAAAACTATCCACTTTGAGACCAGCAGAGGCGAAGAGAGGGGAGAGCAAACGGCTACGGAAGAAGCGAAGCAAGAGAAGTGGGAAAAAAATTGGGGAATCATtgcagaaagaagaaaaggaaccGGACAAAAATGTTGAAGGGCAAAGTTGAAATAACAAAAACGAAGCAAGGGCATTTGGTCCGCACACTGCCCTAGAACAGTGGCACAcgagtttgtaattttagtgGTGTTTACTCTGAATCAATACTTACCACGTGATTAGAAAGTGATTTGTTCATCTAATATAAACTTGTCACATGATAAAATAATTGTACAAAAGAATCTCTCTTTTCATCGAGACCGGAATTATTGAATTATGATAGGAAAATTCTACGCATGCTTTGAAACACATCAATCAGTCTATACTATTAACCACGTATTTCTTCATTGTTGGGGAAATTCTACGTAGCATGTTTTTCATGATTACATTATCTTTAACATTCGTAAACAAAATAGAGGTCTAGATTCGCAGACTCGATGCCTACCtattatttttcattgattATTGGTCATGCTACTAGCTGACTAGGAAGATCGACTCTCCCTTACTGTTATTAAAATTTCGAAATTTTCTAATTCTCATTTGTTTTTGTTgcataaggtttttttttttttggttaattgttGCATAAGTAATTTGGCATGTATTTTTTAACAATGTTGGATGAGAAATCTAATGGTTTAAGAATTATAAATAAGAATTTAAAAAACATTTAGTgacattaaaaaaaagtatttctTTGTAATTTTAGTGGTGTTTACTTTGAATCAATATTTACCACGTGATTAGAAAGTGATTTATTTATCTAATATAAACTTGTCACATGATAAAATAATTGTACGAAAGAATCTCTCTTTTCATCGAGACCGGAATTATTGAATTTATGAGATTTAATTGCAATGTGTCCATTTTATGTGCggtagttgttgatttttgCGCGGCGGGTTCGAATCATATAAACCTATAAATAAAGATTAAATTGCAATGTTTGTATGACATTTAAATTAGTCTGGACTTGTAGTTTAGAAGTAATGTTTCTAACATGGTGTATGAAACTTAAATatcccatatatttttttcatccactgtataaaaaatgaaaatacatGTGTTAATCACTTATACAATACATCCAAACGAGAATAAGAAAATTTcagaatttgaataaaaaattatgggAGAGTCAATATGCACATGATTTTTGCTTTAGTACCGTGGGATAATAGCTTACCGTaagcaaaaacacaaaatataaattataaatataatAGAAGGATAACTGGAATCGCTCCGGGGGTCTCTCACCCGTCCTTGACCTCTTACCAAGAATTTTGGCTTCTATCCCATCCCAGGGCTAGAATTTTAATCTCTGGAAGGCAAAGCTTTTCTATTCAACTCTTCATTGTTTGTTAATCTGAATTACAAGGGATGTTTATAAAGCCTAAAAATGACCGCATGAAGGTAAACTTATTATAGTAAAGAAATCCTAATCCAAAATAAAATAGGACACTATATCTAATCCTAATTAAACTGGAAAGAATTATAGAGCTCGTTGGAAGTGATTTTAAAAGCTGatagtgtttttggtgaaaatgattTAGGAACCAAtgcttagtaaaaatgcaagtaaattctaaaaaaaaaacacttagtgTTTCCTTAAAAAAACATATAACCGGTGGTTCTTATAataagcacttcaagtgcttttgaaatccaaaaatattttatctaaaaacgtttttaatcattttaaaagtactttgaAATCAACCTTTAATTCTTATAAACTAAGCAATCATAAAACTACCCCCTAGATATTAAAATACTAAGGACTAAAGACTAAAAAGGCTAAAATACCCTTTAATTTAGGAAGTCACCACTCTTGTTCCACGTGACTTAGCTATTACTAATTTACTATCACCAGTAATTGATGAAAGATAACATCAAAATAGAGAGGCATATAGAGTCAGCAAATCTAGAACCTCTCTTTTTCATGCAAATTTTCCTCATCGACGAAGAAAAATGtgctatatattttttattcatgTGTTTCAAAAGTGGATGGTCTCTTCCGTAAGGTGGTGAACTTAAAGAAATTTGAGGTTGTATTGTAAAATTAATTAGTAAATAGAGAGTGGTTTAATTCTTTATAAGCTCttgtatgatttgatttctcaCCGATGTGAGACTTTGTCTTTACATTCTTACACTATTCTCGCACGTGGCAAATTTTAAAACCTAACATGCGGACAATACAAATTGGGTGACGTGGAACATGTGTAGCCATTGGACTTCACACGTGGGCTAATATGAAGATTAGTCTAACTCTTCATAAGCCCTTGCATGATTTGGTTAATCACTGATGTGGGACTTTGTTCTCACATTCTCACA
This genomic interval from Malus domestica chromosome 05, GDT2T_hap1 contains the following:
- the LOC139196281 gene encoding glycine-rich protein 5-like, whose protein sequence is MGGGCGGPPFDDPGGGGGGGGQPIDGPGGGGGAGAPFDDPGGGESRGGTTFVDLGITGVGGGVGFTDTGPGSIGRGGGGGGPLTATTLCGVNVGGGGVAVTCGRMAGSDGGGGGGVATFSFKVCSGGGGGDVGILVAVSVLDSESCCVGGGGGGCGGGGGGADFGCGSRPWLEFQHHHLCCRYPVH
- the LOC103434749 gene encoding uncharacterized protein At4g04980 isoform X1 — translated: MPKDRSCGDSANEVRMTELRKKITIFRGIIDLPACDASAAITEMVMRLMGDLQKLFPEIVLHKQLSEIKEACTEKVMASFCKALKSIGESWMTSYDRLDKPRYDFPSPKENVNQDELVETVLETFDCLMKMALDKFDMMDEDGQKREDYSPRNCSFGKFLSDSESYASGSTCPSPITPSSVLPEIDGSPRARKKANIGSKSPLLWTLRVQAVGKLNPIDVKNLSLHLSKQGAHGTNNGLDKIENLFEDPPIGTELESNPQKTIAATDEMRK
- the LOC103434749 gene encoding uncharacterized protein At4g04980 isoform X2, translated to MSGFTERRIYKAVESTATEIFLRPSAQASSSPWYKAQSSAAVTGHTPPILSPKPIIPLTLPSVLSLTQPEFNHGSFKTKDMNGLMQFHKKVESVLEHLTDESQVLSRFEGFPTKKLEAIRMAAALHTNLNTMLNELQNWKLVVPLGQLLDKAERYFDKGNTQIKGEIDTMERTEDDEAKKFQSQNIHFDFNILIRIKEAMVDVSSSCMEMALKERREAKAAGKTGTKTDQKQTKDLCENAAEGFSVCF